In Topomyia yanbarensis strain Yona2022 chromosome 2, ASM3024719v1, whole genome shotgun sequence, one DNA window encodes the following:
- the LOC131684015 gene encoding unextended protein: protein MPRARKVSLRKSTCSITLAVVLVVLVQIFDPANGTRILSIRDGEKSSLNDANYTPSEEILHKHLLLVTDSSLTRIKSSDELLIKAVSREEECWKQTTEVAYDGTARIVDRNDTHLLVSVNFYNRQQKWSALSDEFLNGDSYINHQPIVGMCAWLSANEEKGSDLFYLPFSAELRSEGGGNDRRVQRSINSVADEGKVEAGRSEPVFGRNLVIFGLRVEHADKEPTVDEEAVPSVLSHSSVTLRLFGMGLSEDTVIVFTQTHNVLGASCLVPVTNMFQVEKGSVSEYSAKVRVELPMTSKGKYFYICAKYGNLANSEQSAQQVDPFIHQGSYPWMRMTSYEPFLPLWVSLFIIIACLAFSALFSGLNLGLMSLDRTDLKILCNTGTEEEKRYARAIQPVRDHGNFLLCSILLGNVLVNSTFTILLDSLTSGLVAVICSTIAIVIFGEITPQAICSRHGLAVGAKTILITKTVMVITSPLAYPTSKVLDYILGEEIGNFYNRERLKELVKVTNDINDLDKDEVNVISGVLELRKKTVAAVMTRIEDAFMLSLDAVLDFETITEIMKSGFSRIPVYENERTNIVTLLYIKDLAFVDPDDNTQLKTLCEFYQNPCHFVFEDVTLDVMFKQFKEGHKGHMAFINRVNNEGEGDPFYETIGLVTLEDVIEELIQAEIMDETDVFTDNRRKVRRDRTKCQDFAVFSQGRDGTSQRLRISPQLTLATFQYLSTSVDAFKSDMVSETILRRLLNQDIVHHVKLKGKDKNDPSMYIISRGKPSDFFVLILEGRVEVTVGRENLVFESGSFTYFGTQALMPNVGVDIPVDSSQQIMGSLQSLNMDALLRHTFLPDYTVKAVTEVVYIQIKRNLYLAAKRATLMERSQRMGEHSMEPIDDEVEKLLHSLDEDDRSVGADTTNLQTPKASKPTSNAPSPTTMISERATPDQNNGPIMNATPLSLSVLNTRSNSLAVTSQRTLDESEQPLLTRSKS, encoded by the coding sequence ATGCCGAGAGCTAGAAAAGTTTCGCTTCGAAAAAGTACTTGCTCGATCACACTAGCGGTAGTATTAGTAGTTTTAGTGCAAATTTTCGACCCCGCGAACGGCACCCGAATACTCAGCATTAGAGACGGTGAAAAAAGTTCTTTGAACGATGCTAATTACACCCCTTCTGAAGAAATCCTGCATAAACATTTACTACTAGTGACCGACAGTAGTTTGACCCGAATTAAATCAAGTGACGAGTTGTTGATAAAGGCGGTGTCGCGTGAGGAAGAATGCTGGAAGCAAACAACAGAAGTAGCATACGATGGAACGGCTCGTATCGTGGATCGAAACGATACGCATCTACTGGTGTCGGTGAATTTTTATAATCGTCAGCAGAAATGGTCCGCACTAAGTGATGAATTTCTCAACGGCGATAGTTATATTAACCATCAGCCGATAGTTGGTATGTGTGCTTGGCTGAGTGCGAATGAAGAGAAGGGCAgtgatttgttttatttgccGTTCTCCGCGGAGTTGAGAAGCGAAGGCGGTGGAAATGATAGACGTGTACAGCGCAGTATTAATTCCGTTGCGGATGAGGGGAAGGTCGAGGCTGGAAGGAGTGAACCGGTATTCGGCAGAAATCTAGTGATATTTGGCCTTCGCGTCGAACATGCTGATAAGGAACCGACGGTGGACGAAGAAGCAGTCCCATCGGTGTTGAGTCATTCGTCCGTGACGTTACGTCTGTTCGGCATGGGATTAAGCGAGGACACCGTGATAGTGTTTACACAGACACATAATGTCTTGGGAGCTTCTTGCTTGGTTCCGGTGACAAACATGTTCCAGGTTGAGAAAGGTTCCGTCAGTGAGTACAGTGCGAAAGTGCGCGTTGAACTCCCGATGACCAGTAAAGGAAAGTATTTCTACATATGCGCAAAGTATGGGAACCTAGCAAACTCGGAACAGTCGGCTCAGCAGGTCGATCCGTTTATTCATCAGGGGTCGTACCCGTGGATGCGTATGACAAGTTACGAACCTTTTCTACCACTCTGGGTCTCGTTGTTTATTATCATTGCTTGTTTGGCGTTTTCGGCTCTATTCTCCGGTCTGAATCTGGGATTGATGTCGCTAGATCGAACGGACTTGAAGATTTTGTGCAACACTGGGACGGAAGAAGAAAAACGGTACGCTAGAGCCATTCAACCGGTTAGAGACCATGGCAACTTTTTACTTTGCAGTATTCTACTGGGTAACGTCCTGGTAAACTCCACATTCACTATTTTGCTCGACAGTCTAACTTCCGGTCTGGTGGCGGTCATCTGCTCCACAATTGCCATCGTGATTTTTGGTGAGATAACACCGCAGGCTATTTGCTCACGTCACGGGCTTGCTGTTGGCGCAAAAACGATATTAATCACGAAAACTGTTATGGTGATAACATCACCCCTCGCTTATCCCACATCAAAGGTATTGGATTATATACTGGGCGAGGAAATCGGCAACTTTTATAATCGCGAGCGCCTAAAGGAGCTGGTCAAAGTGACCAACGATATCAACGACCTAGACAAGGATGAAGTCAACGTCATATCAGGTGTGCTTGAGCTACGCAAGAAAACCGTAGCGGCTGTGATGACACGCATCGAGGATGCGTTTATGCTGTCGTTGGACGCTGTGCTAGATTTTGAAACTATAACCGAAATTATGAAGTCAGGTTTCTCTCGTATTCCGGTTTACGAGAACGAACGAACGAATATTGTTACATTGCTCTACATAAAAGATCTAGCGTTCGTGGATCCGGACGATAATACGCAGCTGAAGACGCTCTGTGAGTTCTATCAAAACCCGTGCCATTTCGTGTTCGAAGATGTTACTTTAGATGTGATGTTTAAGCAATTTAAGGAGGGTCACAAAGGTCATATGGCATTTATAAATCGTGTAAACAACGAAGGGGAAGGCGATCCTTTCTACGAAACAATCGGACTAGTTACGCTGGAGGACGTCATCGAGGAGCTAATTCAAGCGGAAATTATGGATGAAACTGACGTTTTTACGGACAACCGTAGGAAGGTGCGTCGCGATCGCACCAAATGCCAGGACTTTGCCGTTTTTTCGCAGGGTCGCGACGGTACCTCTCAACGTTTACGTATTTCACCGCAGCTCACATTGGCCACATTCCAGTACCTGAGCACTTCGGTAGACGCATTCAAGTCAGACATGGTATCAGAAACGATCCTTCGGCGACTGCTCAATCAGGACATTGTGCACCATGTGAAGCTGAAAGGTAAGGACAAAAACGATCCTAGCATGTATATCATCTCTCGCGGCAAACCATCTGACTTTTTCGTGCTTATCCTGGAGGGGCGGGTCGAGGTGACGGTTGGTAGAGAGAATTTGGTTTTCGAAAGCGGTTCATTTACTTATTTTGGAACGCAAGCGCTGATGCCAAATGTGGGTGTCGATATCCCGGTGGATTCCTCCCAGCAAATTATGGGCTCGCTGCAGTCTCTGAATATGGACGCTTTGTTGCGTCACACGTTCCTGCCAGACTACACGGTGAAAGCGGTCACCGAAGTGGTCTACATTCAAATTAAGCGCAACTTGTACTTAGCGGCCAAACGAGCCACGCTTATGGAGCGCTCACAACGCATGGGAGAGCATTCAATGGAACCGATAGACGACGAGGTGGAAAAGTTACTGCACTCTCTTGACGAGGACGATCGAAGTGTAGGCGCCGATACGACCAACCTGCAGACACCGAAGGCTAGTAAACCGACGAGCAACGCTCCCTCACCGACGACAATGATCTCCGAGCGTGCGACACCCGATCAGAATAATGGACCAATTATGAATGCTACGCCGCTGAGCCTGAGCGTACTGAACACGCGCAGCAATAGCTTAGCTGTTACCTCCCAGCGCACCCTGGATGAATCGGAACAACCGCTATTGACCCGTTCGAAATCTTAA